In Malus sylvestris chromosome 15, drMalSylv7.2, whole genome shotgun sequence, a single genomic region encodes these proteins:
- the LOC126603231 gene encoding uncharacterized protein LOC126603231, whose translation MAATSRGFASPPDFKLTRLRLAFDPHPLPSTATNAARLRDIRKRRRRLSLPMADPPAVTRITCCCSDSVVPIRSGKSLDKAEEWRFDSKKRAQRAAGVPVSAALPFFASSSSSSPAQSRFLSKQEKYYPRCTPRNSGPQSRDSPPKRDTGIANEKEWGISLLNENVNESGTNEDGTTWYRESGEDLGNNGYRCRWTRMGGTSHDASSQWKETWWEKSDWTGYKELGVEKSGRNAEGDSWWETWQEVIHQDEWSNLARIERSAQKQAKSGSENAGWYEKWWEKYDAKGWTEKGAHKYGRLNEQSWWEKWGEHYDGRGSVLKWTDKWAETELGTKWGDKWEEKFFAGIGSRQGETWHVSPSGERWSRTWGEEHFGNGKVHKYGKSTTGESWDIVVDEETYYEAEPHYGWADVVGDSSQLLSIKPRERPPGVYPALDFGSSSPSVDEPPEEFSPQ comes from the exons ATGGCGGCCACTTCCAGAGGCTTCGCTTCTCCGCCTGATTTCAAGCTCACCCGCCTCCGCCTCGCTTTCGATCCCCACCCCCTCCCTTCTACTGCTACTAATGCCGCCCGCCTGCGGGATATCAGAAAGCGGAGGAGAAGACTTAGCCTTCCCATGGCTGACCCACCCGCAGTCACTCGAATCACTTGCTGCTGCTCCGACTCCGTCGTTCCGATCCGCTCCGGAAAGAGCCTCGACAAGGCGGAAGAGTGGCGCTTCGATTCCAAGAAAAGGGCTCAGAGAGCTGCTGGAGTCCCAGTCTCCGCCGCATTGCCCTTCTTTGCTtcgtcttcctcttcttctcctgcTCA ATCTCGCTTCCTGTCCAAACAAGAGAAATACTACCCTCGCTGTACCCCAAGAAACTCTGGTCCACAATCTCGCGACAGTCCTCCGAAAAGAG ATACTGGCATTGCCAATGAGAAGGAGTGGGGCATCAGCTTGTTAAACGAAAATGTAAATGAGTCTGGCACCAATGAAGATGGCACTACTTGGTACCGCGAAAGTGGCGAGGACCTTGGCAACAATGGCTACAGATGTAGGTGGACAAGGATGGGTGGTACCTCCCACGACGCTTCTTCACAATGGAAAGAAACG TGGTGGGAGAAAAGTGACTGGACTGGATACAAAGAGCTAG GTGTGGAGAAATCTGGTAGAAATGCTGAAGGGGATTCGTGGTGGGAAACATGGCAAGAAGTTATTCATCAAGATGAATGGAG TAATTTAGCAAGGATTGAGAGAAGTGCACAGAAACAAGCAAAATCAGGCTCGGAAAATGCTGGATGGTATGAGAAATG GTGGGAGAAATATGATGCTAAAGGCTGGACCGAGAAAGGAGCACACAAATATGGTAGACTTAATGAGCAGTCTTGGTGGGAGAAGTGGGGAGAGCATTATGATGGAAGGGGATCTGTTCTCAAATG GACTGATAAATGGGCTGAGACTGAACTTGGAACCAAATGGGGAGACAAGTGGGAAGAGAAGTTCTTTGCTGGAATAGGTTCGCGACAAGGGGAGACATGGCATGTATCTCCAAGTGGTGAAC GTTGGTCAAGGACATGGGGAGAAGAGCACTTTGGAAATGG TAAGGTGCACAAATATGGGAAAAGCACGACAGGGGAAAGCTGGGATATTGTTGTGGATGAGGAGACCTATTACGA GGCTGAGCCGCATTACGGGTGGGCAGATGTCGTTGGTGACTCTAGCCAATTGCTGTCAATTAAACCTCGAGAAAGGCCACCTGGCGTCTACCCTGCCCTTGATTTTGGATCATCGTCACCTTCAGTTGATGAACCACCAGAAGAATTTTCTCCACAATGA